In the genome of Bacillota bacterium, the window CAGGTCCGCCTTGTTCAGGTAAACCACGATGTAAGGCACGTTCACCTGCCGCGCCAGCAGGATGTGCTCGCGCGTCTGCGGCATCGGCCCGTCTGCGGCCGATACCACCAGAATCGCTCCGTCCATCTGCGCCGCGCCGGTAATCATGTTCTTGATGTAGTCGGCGTGACCGGGACAGTCCACGTGCGCGTAGTGCCGCTTTTCGGTCTCATACTCCACGTGCGCCGTATTGATGGTGATCCCGCGCGCTTTCTCTTCCGGCGCGTTGTCGATCTCGTCGTACTTCTTGTACGACGCCATCCCCTTCTGGGACAGCACCAGGGTTATCGCCGCGGTCAGCGTCGTCTTGCCGTGGTCTACGTGCCCGATCGTCCCGATGTTTACGTGCGGCTTCGTCCGAACAAATTTCTGCTTTGCCATGAATTCCTTACCCTCCATAGACTAAGTGAATAATGGTATCTCCCGCTTAACGCGCGTATTTAAAACCATCCTCGTCTCAACGCGGTCATACGCGGGCCAGAAATGATTATTCGAGCTTGAACGGAGAATTCCTTCCGGAAGGGCGTTAAAAACTTCAACACCAAAACGGAACGGAATTCCTG includes:
- a CDS encoding GTP-binding protein; translated protein: MAKQKFVRTKPHVNIGTIGHVDHGKTTLTAAITLVLSQKGMASYKKYDEIDNAPEEKARGITINTAHVEYETEKRHYAHVDCPGHADYIKNMITGAAQMDGAILVVSAADGPMPQTREHILLARQVNVPYIVVYLNKADL